The sequence ACATGCCCAATTGCGCCAAGGGACATCGAATGTCTCGATACGCAATGTGATTACCAGCATGCGGTTGATCTCAGATATCGACTGGGCGGATCTGTTTGAGAGCGTCAGTCTGGTGGATGCCTGCTTACGGCAAGGGAGCGCCTTTGCCAGCATGGATTTTCAAACCCGCAATCTCTACCGCAGCGCCATCGAACAGTTGTGTCGTGGTTCCACCTTCACTGAACTGGAGATTGCCAATCTCGCCTTGCAAGCGGCGCAGGATGCCGCCAGCAGCGCCGAACCGGAGGAGGTTGAGCGCTGTCGTGACCCCGGTTATCACTTAATTGGTGCCGGGCGGCGTGAATTGGAGAGTCAACTCAGATTTAGCCCCTCAATGCGTCAATGGTTTAGCCGCATGAGTATCCGCCTTGGGGTGGGCGGCTATATGGGGGCGATTTTACTGGTTACCGCGGGATTGCTGGCATTGGCACTGTGGGCTATCTCCTTTCCCGGTCTGGCGATCGGCTGGTGGGTGGCATTTGCCGTCATCGGATTTATCCCGCTAACAGAAGTGGCGACAGCGCTAGTGAACCGCGTTATCACTTGGAGCTTTGGTGCCACGATTTTACCGGGGCTGTCGCTGACCGACGAGATCCCTGATACCCTGCGGACACTGGTGGTGGTGCCCACCTTACTCACTGGCAAAGCGGATTTACTCGAGCAAATCGAGCAGTTGGAAGTTCACCATCTCTCCGGCATGACTGGCTCTCTGACCTTTGCTCTGCTACTGGATGGCGTCGATGCGGATCAGCAAGTTTTACCGAGTGATGGCCCACTGTTGGCGCTAGCCGATGAGGCCATTGCGCGGCTGAATCAGCAGTATGGCCCCGGCCCAACAGGCCCACGCTTTCTGTTGCTCTACCGTCAGCGGAGGTTCAATGAGAGTGAAAACTGCTGGATGGGCTGGGAGCGCAAGCGGGGCAAGCTGCATGAGCTTAACCGCCTGTTACGTGGTGCAACCGACACCTCCTTTACCCCGGCTGCCGCTGGTGAACCGCAGGTGCCAACGGACGTGCGCTATGTGATCACGTTGGATGCCGATACCCGTCTACCGCGAGATGCGGCCCGACGATTGATTGGCAAAATGGCCCATCCGCTTAATCAGCCTCGCTTTAGTGAGGATCAGCAGCGGGTCATTGAGGGGTACGGCATTCTTCAGCCGCGAGTGACATTGGCGTTGCCAATGGGTAAAGGCGGATCATTGTACCAACGGATATTTTCTGGCCCCGGTGGTATCGACCCTTATGCGGCAGCCGTTTCGGATGTTTATCAGGATCTCTTCGGTGAAGGCTCTTATACCGGCAAAGGGATTTATGATGTTGATGCCTTTGAAGCCGCGCTGGCGGGCAGGGTGCCGGAAAACACCTTACTCAGTCATGACCTGTTCGAGGGAATTTTTGCCCGTGCCGGATTAGCCTCGGATATTGAGGTGGTCGAAGAGTCTCCGGCCCGCTATGACGTGGTGAGTAAGCGCCAACACCGCTGGACCCGAGGTGATTGGCAATTACTGCGCTGGGTGTTCAAAAGCAACAACACGGGCAAGGGTATCCCGCCGTTGGGCCGGTGGAAAATGATGGATAACCTGAGGCGCTCACTGGTTGCGCCTTTTTCGCTGTTGTTGCTGGGGATGAGTTGGGTATTACCTCTGCCCGCCGCGTGGGTCGGCGTGCTACTGGTGATAGTATTGACGGCGCTGCCTTCATTCTTGCCGGTTCTGTTCTCATTATGGCCTGCTCATAATACTCGGCTGAGTCACCATTTACGCTCCTTATCAGACGATGCCAAACGGGCGGGAAGTCAGACACTCCTTTCGCTGATTTTTTTGGCCGACCACGCATGGCAAATGGGGGATGCCATTGGCCGCACACTGATTCGGATCGGTATTACTCATCGCCATTTACTGGAGTGGACGACGGCGGCCCAATCGGCAGGTCAACCCCGCCCCGGTCTGCCCGGTTTCTATCGCCATATGGCCGGAGGGACGCTACTCGGCTTGCTGCTGGCGGCCATTGCGCTAACCCTGTCTCCCCCAGCGTGGCCGCTGATTCTCCCCTTTGCCACACTCTGGTTTTTCGCGCCAGCGATAGCATTGTGGGTCAGCCGCGCCCATCCGGTGGTTCAGCATAAACCGATGACGGTGGAGGATATCCCCGAGTTGCGGCTGATCGCTCGCCGCACATGGCGTTTCTTCGAAACCTTTGTCACGCCCGATGAAAATATGCTGCCCCCAGATAACTTTCAGGAGGACCCAAAACCGGTGGTGGCGCACCGAACTTCGCCGACCAATATGGGCCTTTATCTGCTCTCGACGGTGGTCGCCCGTGATTTTTGCTGGGCAGGCACTTACCGCACTCTGGTGCGCCTAGAAGCCACCTTCGACAGTTTAAATAAGCTGGATCGCTTCAGAGGGCATTTCTTTAACTGGTATGGCACGCAGGATCTGCGGGCACTGGAACCCGCCTATGTCTCTTCCGTCGATAGTGGCAATCTGGCTGGGCATTTGATTGTGCTGGCGAATACCTGTGAGGAGTGGGCGACACAACCGCTCGCGGCCAATTGGGCCAAGGGGTTGATGGATAACCTGCTGTTGGCTGAAGCCGCTTTCCGGCAGTTGCCGCGGGGAGACGTTGATTTTAAAAGAAAACTTTGGGCGGTGCTGGAACAGGTTCGCATGGACTTAAAGTATGTTGGCGAAGCTGAAATGCTGCCACTGGCGGTGAAACCTTTATTGGCGAAAGCCTCGGCGATGGTGCATGGCGTTGCTCGTCCAATTGATGATAATGCATTTATTGATTTGAGCTATTGGATTGAGGCGCTGGTTCTGGCCGCCGCCGAACATGAGTATGACCAGCAACTGTCGGCTGAGATGCAGGAGGAGGTCAATAATCGGTTACTCAAGCTGGCAGCAGAGGCCCGCCATATGGCGCTGTCGATGGACTTTGCCTTCCTGCTCGACCCTGAACGCAAATTGCTCTCCATCGGCTATTCGATGGCAGATAACCGCCTTGATCCTAGCTGTTATGACTTGCTGGCTTCAGAAGCGCGGCTGGCCAGCTTGTTTGCGATTGCCAAAGGGGATATCCCCACCCGCCACTGGTTCCGACTGGGGCGAGCAGCAACGCCTGTGGGTAAAGGCGCGGCGCTGATTTCATGGTCGGGTTCCATGTTCGAATATCTGATGCCATCACTGGTGATGCGCGCGCCAGCAGGCAGTTTGCTGGAACAAACCAATCAACTGGTGGTGGAACGGCAACAGGCTTACGGGCGCAGCTTGAATATCCCATGGGGGATATCTGAGTCGGCGTACAGTGCGCGGGATATCGAATTTACCTATCAATATTCCAACTTTGGTGTGCCGGGACTGGGGTTAAAGCGCGGCTTATCAGAAAATACCGTGATTGCGCCTTATGCGACCGGCTTGGCAACCATGATTGATCCCCACGGTGCGCTGCAGAATTATGGCCGACTGGCTGAGATGGGGGCGCTGGGGCGCTACGGTTTTTATGAAGCGCTAGATTTTACCCGCTCCCGCTTACCGGAAAATCAGCAGGCGGTGATCGTCCGCAACTATATGGCTCACCATCAGGGGATGACCATTGTGGCGATCGCCAATACCTTGCAGCAAGGGCGGATGCGCAACCGCTTCCATCATGAGCCGATGATTCAAGCCTGTGAGCTATTGTTGCAAGAGCGGATGCCGCGCAATGTGGCGATTGCCTACCCACGCACCGAGGAGGTGCGGCTTTCCGCCGTGGCAGACAGTGCCTTGCCGACGGTGCGCCGCCTCTCTTCTCCGGTGATCGGCGCGCCGATCACTCACCTGTTATCCAATGGTCGTTATGCGGTAATGCTAACCTCCGCTGGTGCGGGCTACAGTCGATGGCTGGATATGGCGGTCACTCGCTGGCGGGAGGATGCGACTTGTGATGATTACGGTTCCTTTATTTTCCTGCGTGATTTACGCAGTGGCCGCAGTTGGTCGGCAGGGGCGCAATTGGCTGCCAGTGATAATGCGCACCGCGAGGTGATCTTCGCTGAGGATCATGCCGAGTTTATCTGCCGAGACGGCACCCTCACCAGCACCATGCATGTGTTGATCTCCAGCGAAGATGATGGCGAGGTACGGCGCGTCTCTCTGCTCAATACGGGCCGCCGGGCGCGGGAGATTGAGCTGACATCTTATGCTGAAGTGGTGCTCACCGCCGCGTCAGCGGACAATGCCCATCCGGCCTTCGCCAAAATGTTTGTGGTCA comes from Yersinia mollaretii ATCC 43969 and encodes:
- a CDS encoding GH36-type glycosyl hydrolase domain-containing protein, with protein sequence MKSIINTILGSRTTSNLWHDSAPVREELFSVERLEQHAESLAKAQSITDHPPRVSTLHSRLNDNADTLLAAYRASAAELEKGHAVVPAAEWLLDNYHLVEEQIREIRDDLPPGYYRQLPKLADGPFAGYPRVFGMTWAFVAHTDSHLDPDVLCRFIMAYQRVQPLTIGELWAVAITLRIVLIENLRRLADQITQGRKARADAEALANRLLASGESRFALESDIAMRSTEPLSEPFAAHLAKRLRDQDPRTTPALGWLEDRLKLQGLSVSEVVQHAQLRQGTSNVSIRNVITSMRLISDIDWADLFESVSLVDACLRQGSAFASMDFQTRNLYRSAIEQLCRGSTFTELEIANLALQAAQDAASSAEPEEVERCRDPGYHLIGAGRRELESQLRFSPSMRQWFSRMSIRLGVGGYMGAILLVTAGLLALALWAISFPGLAIGWWVAFAVIGFIPLTEVATALVNRVITWSFGATILPGLSLTDEIPDTLRTLVVVPTLLTGKADLLEQIEQLEVHHLSGMTGSLTFALLLDGVDADQQVLPSDGPLLALADEAIARLNQQYGPGPTGPRFLLLYRQRRFNESENCWMGWERKRGKLHELNRLLRGATDTSFTPAAAGEPQVPTDVRYVITLDADTRLPRDAARRLIGKMAHPLNQPRFSEDQQRVIEGYGILQPRVTLALPMGKGGSLYQRIFSGPGGIDPYAAAVSDVYQDLFGEGSYTGKGIYDVDAFEAALAGRVPENTLLSHDLFEGIFARAGLASDIEVVEESPARYDVVSKRQHRWTRGDWQLLRWVFKSNNTGKGIPPLGRWKMMDNLRRSLVAPFSLLLLGMSWVLPLPAAWVGVLLVIVLTALPSFLPVLFSLWPAHNTRLSHHLRSLSDDAKRAGSQTLLSLIFLADHAWQMGDAIGRTLIRIGITHRHLLEWTTAAQSAGQPRPGLPGFYRHMAGGTLLGLLLAAIALTLSPPAWPLILPFATLWFFAPAIALWVSRAHPVVQHKPMTVEDIPELRLIARRTWRFFETFVTPDENMLPPDNFQEDPKPVVAHRTSPTNMGLYLLSTVVARDFCWAGTYRTLVRLEATFDSLNKLDRFRGHFFNWYGTQDLRALEPAYVSSVDSGNLAGHLIVLANTCEEWATQPLAANWAKGLMDNLLLAEAAFRQLPRGDVDFKRKLWAVLEQVRMDLKYVGEAEMLPLAVKPLLAKASAMVHGVARPIDDNAFIDLSYWIEALVLAAAEHEYDQQLSAEMQEEVNNRLLKLAAEARHMALSMDFAFLLDPERKLLSIGYSMADNRLDPSCYDLLASEARLASLFAIAKGDIPTRHWFRLGRAATPVGKGAALISWSGSMFEYLMPSLVMRAPAGSLLEQTNQLVVERQQAYGRSLNIPWGISESAYSARDIEFTYQYSNFGVPGLGLKRGLSENTVIAPYATGLATMIDPHGALQNYGRLAEMGALGRYGFYEALDFTRSRLPENQQAVIVRNYMAHHQGMTIVAIANTLQQGRMRNRFHHEPMIQACELLLQERMPRNVAIAYPRTEEVRLSAVADSALPTVRRLSSPVIGAPITHLLSNGRYAVMLTSAGAGYSRWLDMAVTRWREDATCDDYGSFIFLRDLRSGRSWSAGAQLAASDNAHREVIFAEDHAEFICRDGTLTSTMHVLISSEDDGEVRRVSLLNTGRRAREIELTSYAEVVLTAASADNAHPAFAKMFVVTEYLPELGALIATRRPRTAQEPQVWAAHFSVAEGLPVRELQYESDRAKFIGRGNRVATSAAMQVDVPLSNTVGTVLDPIFSLRHSLLVPAGKTVTVSFWTLIASSKEALLDMVDKHRDRSAYERAKTLAWTQAQVQLRHLGIKAEEAADFQQLAAPILYADPRFRSPSSTIMRGAGIQSALWAQSISGDLPIVLLRIDDGEDIEQVRQLLRAHEYWRIKRLAVDLVIINERASSYVQDLQIAIETAVRSSQSRPRLGDELRQGSAYALRADLMSAETRALLCSVARVVLTARAGKLGHQLHHLLFTLNKKGVSAEKKTAFSLAKPSHFPLAALSPLPRTLLPLPEELEFFNGLGGFGQQGREYVICLNDGENTPAPWINVIANQNFGFQVSATGSGYTWAENSRENQITPWLNDPVIDPIGECLYLRDEDSGQLCSPTAQPIRDGGTYIAHHGHGYSRFDHQANGVGMTLLQYVPLADPIKISRLTLHNRSDKPRRLSVTAYAEWVLATSRGASGPFIITEMDESTGAMLARNPWSTAFPGRVSFADLNGQQKSWTADRSEFLGHYGNSSAPAALLATLPLSGVTGAGLDPCSALQQTIELAAGEQVEVVWFIGQCGSVGEAQTLITRYREANLDAVLSEVTDYWRGLLEAIQVKTPDRQMDIMLNGWLLYQTLACRVWARSAFYQASGAYGFRDQLQDGMALTFAQPETTRHHLLRAAGRQFIEGDVQHWWLPHSGQGVRTRISDDRVWLSFATATYILASGDTPVLDELVPFLEGPALHPGEHDAFFQPLVAQEAASLFEHCAKGLDQCIDLTGELGLPLMGTGDWNDGMNRVGEGGKGESVWLGWLLVATLKMFIPLAAKRDPLRARAWQAHLSGLITALEQETWDGDWYRRATFDNGSWLGSKTCAECRIDSIAQSWAVLSKAADPQRAVQAMTSLEQHLIRPNDGMALLFTPPFDKIADDPGYIKGYPPGLRENGGQYSHAAMWAILAFAELGEGDKAHELFALLNPVNHGNTPEGVARYKVEPYVVAADIYSVAPHVGRGGWTWYTGSAGWMHRAGIEGILGIHREGMELVINPCIPASWQGFEVTINLANTRYAIRVENPNSRCQGINSATLNGSAVSYQPDGLRVALDGGEYELIVTL